A single genomic interval of Arthrobacter globiformis harbors:
- a CDS encoding NADPH-dependent FMN reductase has protein sequence MMVKIAVVIGSTRPQRRSRQVAEWVYSRASARGGADFELLDLADYDLPLLDEPVPPSMGQYAHEHTKVWAEVISRFDGFIFVTAEYNHSVPGALKNALDFLYAEWNNKAAGFVSYGSAGGVRAVENLRLITAELQMAGVRAQVALPFASEFENYTVFTPSDDAEEALKPLLDQLISWSTALKTLRT, from the coding sequence ATGATGGTGAAGATAGCGGTGGTCATCGGGAGTACGCGTCCGCAGCGCCGCAGCCGGCAGGTGGCGGAGTGGGTGTACTCCCGGGCCAGTGCCCGGGGAGGCGCGGACTTCGAGTTGCTTGATCTGGCGGACTACGACCTTCCGCTGCTGGATGAGCCCGTACCGCCTTCGATGGGTCAGTACGCACACGAACACACGAAGGTGTGGGCGGAGGTGATTTCGCGCTTCGACGGATTCATCTTTGTGACCGCCGAATACAACCACTCCGTTCCCGGTGCCCTGAAGAACGCGCTGGATTTCCTATACGCAGAGTGGAACAACAAGGCCGCGGGATTTGTCAGCTACGGAAGTGCCGGGGGAGTGCGGGCCGTCGAAAATCTCCGCCTGATCACGGCCGAACTGCAAATGGCTGGCGTCCGGGCCCAGGTGGCACTGCCTTTCGCGTCAGAGTTCGAGAACTACACCGTCTTCACGCCGAGCGATGATGCTGAAGAGGCTTTGAAGCCGCTGCTCGACCAGCTCATCTCCTGGTCCACCGCACTCAAGACGCTCCGAACCTGA
- a CDS encoding IclR family transcriptional regulator — protein MTPPATSANPVPDAGKDAGNGDARGASVIVNAIAVLRSFTADEPMLGVTEIASRVGLHKSTVSRILSTFEQEHLVERDPDTRRFRLGLGLIAVAGPLLAELEERRVAYPVLRELTERTGETSALMVWNGTESMCVEQIASRQQVKHTTPLGARYNDALSASVQIFLAAEQPERVSALLRSGTVTLPGLDDHSVEEYLQRLEEVSRRGWAINYGETSIEEVGIAAPVYDHRGDIVAAVLVPAPRFRVSPDTLQSLGEACAAAARQVTQRLGGVAPKQRRSA, from the coding sequence ATGACTCCCCCGGCAACATCCGCAAATCCCGTCCCCGACGCAGGCAAAGACGCAGGCAACGGCGACGCCCGCGGCGCCTCGGTGATAGTCAACGCCATCGCCGTGCTGCGCAGCTTCACCGCGGACGAGCCCATGCTGGGCGTCACCGAGATCGCCAGCCGGGTGGGCCTGCACAAGAGCACTGTGTCGCGGATCCTCTCCACGTTCGAGCAGGAGCACCTGGTGGAGCGGGACCCGGATACGCGCCGCTTCCGCCTGGGGCTGGGCCTGATTGCCGTAGCTGGTCCCCTGCTGGCCGAACTCGAGGAACGCCGCGTGGCCTACCCCGTGCTGCGGGAACTCACCGAACGCACCGGCGAAACCAGCGCGCTGATGGTGTGGAACGGCACCGAGTCCATGTGCGTGGAGCAGATCGCGAGCCGCCAGCAGGTCAAGCACACCACCCCGCTGGGCGCACGCTATAACGACGCCCTGAGCGCCTCGGTCCAGATTTTCCTCGCCGCCGAACAGCCCGAGCGAGTGAGCGCCCTGCTCCGCAGCGGCACCGTCACCCTGCCCGGCCTCGACGACCACTCCGTCGAGGAGTACCTGCAGCGGCTCGAGGAAGTCAGCAGGCGCGGCTGGGCAATCAACTACGGCGAGACGTCCATCGAGGAAGTCGGCATCGCGGCACCCGTGTACGACCACCGTGGCGACATCGTAGCTGCGGTGCTCGTCCCTGCGCCCCGGTTCCGGGTCTCCCCCGATACGCTGCAAAGCCTCGGCGAAGCCTGCGCCGCAGCGGCCCGGCAGGTCACCCAGCGCCTGGGCGGCGTGGCCCCGAAGCAACGCCGCAGCGCGTAG
- a CDS encoding maleylpyruvate isomerase family mycothiol-dependent enzyme yields the protein MLPERYLAELAHLLGSLERLARQPENMLRRSVPACPGWSLDALFGHLGSIERWAAAVVRAGKYVQEPAPPAEKAAAWFLEGVPCFLATMTSLDPVAPCWNFGPPPHTAGFWLRRQAHEHAIHLVDAHQASGLADPEFAEGFLLDGVDEALAMFAPRQLRLKRMTDPGQAVTFRIPNGTAWTLGSGDIAASVTAAPREMYLGLWGRSSLSDAAILDGDVGLALRVIRGPLTP from the coding sequence ATGTTGCCCGAACGCTACCTTGCCGAACTCGCACACCTCCTGGGCTCCCTCGAAAGGCTGGCTCGCCAGCCGGAGAACATGTTGCGCCGTTCGGTTCCGGCCTGTCCGGGCTGGAGTCTCGATGCGCTTTTCGGGCATCTCGGCTCGATAGAACGATGGGCTGCTGCCGTGGTCCGTGCCGGCAAGTACGTCCAGGAACCGGCCCCGCCTGCAGAGAAGGCAGCAGCATGGTTCCTCGAAGGGGTGCCTTGCTTCCTGGCCACGATGACTTCCCTGGATCCCGTGGCGCCGTGCTGGAACTTCGGCCCTCCCCCGCATACGGCCGGATTCTGGTTACGCCGGCAGGCCCACGAACACGCGATCCACCTCGTCGACGCCCATCAGGCATCCGGCTTGGCGGATCCGGAGTTCGCCGAGGGCTTCCTGCTCGACGGCGTCGACGAGGCCCTGGCAATGTTCGCCCCACGGCAGCTCCGGCTGAAGCGGATGACCGACCCAGGGCAGGCCGTGACCTTCCGCATACCCAACGGCACGGCATGGACTCTCGGCAGCGGGGACATCGCGGCATCAGTCACCGCAGCGCCACGGGAAATGTATCTGGGCCTCTGGGGACGCTCCAGCCTTTCAGACGCCGCCATACTCGACGGCGACGTCGGCCTTGCGTTACGTGTCATCCGTGGTCCGCTTACGCCATAA
- a CDS encoding aminopeptidase P family protein — protein sequence MTITENEAVNDVAKLERLKVLNNGEKVSLTFSDAEFERRIAGLRSIMAEKNLDAVVLTSYHSIKYYSDFLFTYFGRSYAMVVAKEDTVTVTANIDAGMPWRRSYGENLVYTDWRRDNYIHAIQEILRTRGISVRRLGVEDDSLPLDNRNKIQAAFGSATLVDVAQAAMRQRMIKSAEEIEVIKHGARIGDLGGEAIRNAITAGITEYEVALIGTEAMVHEIARTFPNSEIRDTWVWFQSGINTDGAHNWATTRKIQEHDILSLNCFPMTSGYYTALERTLFYGEPDARSLDLWNINVEVHRRGLELIKPGAVCKDIAAELNEIYVSHGLLANRTFGYGHSFGVLSHYYGREAGLELREDIDTVLEPGMVVSMEPMITVLDGQPGAGGYREHDILVVGEDGAENITKFPFGPEHNIIGA from the coding sequence ATGACCATTACCGAGAATGAAGCTGTCAACGACGTCGCCAAGCTCGAGCGCCTCAAGGTCCTTAACAACGGCGAGAAGGTCTCGCTGACCTTCTCTGACGCCGAGTTCGAGCGCCGCATCGCAGGCCTGCGCAGCATCATGGCAGAGAAGAACCTGGACGCCGTCGTCCTGACCAGCTACCACTCGATCAAGTACTACTCCGACTTCCTGTTCACCTACTTCGGCCGCTCCTACGCCATGGTGGTCGCCAAGGAGGACACGGTCACGGTCACCGCAAATATCGACGCGGGGATGCCCTGGCGCCGCAGCTACGGCGAGAACCTGGTGTACACGGACTGGCGTCGGGACAACTACATCCACGCCATCCAGGAAATCCTGCGCACCCGCGGCATCAGCGTCCGCCGGCTCGGCGTCGAGGACGACTCCCTGCCGCTGGACAACCGCAACAAGATCCAGGCCGCGTTCGGATCCGCCACCCTGGTGGACGTCGCACAGGCCGCGATGCGCCAGCGCATGATCAAGTCCGCCGAGGAAATCGAGGTCATCAAGCACGGCGCCCGGATCGGCGACCTCGGCGGCGAGGCCATCCGCAACGCCATCACCGCCGGCATCACCGAGTACGAGGTGGCGCTCATCGGCACCGAGGCCATGGTGCACGAGATCGCCCGCACGTTCCCCAACTCGGAGATCCGCGACACCTGGGTCTGGTTCCAGTCCGGCATCAACACCGACGGCGCGCACAACTGGGCCACCACGCGGAAGATCCAGGAACACGACATCCTGAGCCTGAACTGCTTCCCCATGACCTCCGGCTACTACACGGCTCTGGAGCGGACGCTGTTCTACGGCGAACCGGATGCCCGTTCGCTCGACCTGTGGAACATCAACGTCGAGGTCCACCGGCGCGGCCTGGAACTCATCAAGCCCGGCGCCGTCTGCAAGGACATCGCCGCCGAGCTCAACGAGATCTACGTCTCGCACGGCCTGCTCGCCAACCGCACCTTCGGCTACGGCCACTCCTTCGGCGTCCTCAGCCACTACTACGGCCGCGAAGCCGGACTTGAGCTCCGCGAGGACATCGACACCGTCCTCGAACCCGGCATGGTGGTCTCCATGGAACCGATGATCACGGTCCTGGACGGCCAGCCCGGCGCCGGCGGCTACCGCGAGCACGACATCCTGGTGGTGGGCGAGGACGGCGCCGAGAACATCACCAAGTTCCCGTTCGGCCCTGAGCACAACATCATCGGCGCCTAA
- a CDS encoding MFS transporter has protein sequence MEHPITQSAGAAKSLSSQPAKEAPHTGDEVSKDTRRRVITASFIGNFVEWFDYAVYGYLAGIISTVFFPEADRQTALLATFGVFAISFFVRPLGGFFWGHIGDRLGRRKALSLSIVIMSVATFCIALIPGYGTIGLLAPVLLLLVRVVQGFSASGEYAGASAFLVEYAPAHRRGLYAAVVPASTAAGLLLGSLLAALLTSVLSESQLHDWGWRLPFLLAAPMGLIGRYIRTKLEDTPAFRALAQEDHGTKKPARDMFRNNRRQLIIATGAVLLNAVGFYVILSYMPTYLSEELGFGAGESFLATTIALASYIGFIFLTGIASDKFGRKRMLITASVLFMLLTVPAFMLLNTGNFLVIVLVQILLGGMLTLNDGTLPSFLAELFPTKTRYSGFAVSFNLSNALFGGTAPFMATLLIGLTHNNLAPGWYLVAASLVSLIAVLFAVETSKKPLQQH, from the coding sequence ATGGAACACCCGATAACCCAATCGGCCGGAGCAGCAAAGTCGCTGAGCTCCCAGCCCGCAAAAGAAGCACCCCACACCGGCGACGAAGTCAGCAAGGACACCCGACGCCGGGTCATCACCGCGAGCTTCATCGGCAACTTCGTCGAATGGTTCGACTACGCCGTCTACGGCTACCTGGCCGGCATCATTTCCACGGTCTTCTTCCCTGAAGCAGACCGCCAGACAGCACTCCTGGCAACCTTCGGCGTCTTCGCCATCTCCTTCTTTGTCCGCCCCCTGGGCGGCTTCTTCTGGGGCCACATCGGCGACCGGCTGGGACGGCGGAAAGCACTGTCGCTTTCGATCGTCATCATGTCCGTGGCCACTTTCTGCATTGCCCTGATCCCCGGCTACGGCACCATCGGCCTTCTGGCGCCGGTGCTGCTCCTGCTGGTCCGCGTCGTTCAGGGATTCTCCGCATCCGGCGAGTACGCCGGCGCCTCCGCCTTCCTGGTGGAGTACGCACCGGCACATCGGCGCGGACTCTATGCCGCCGTCGTACCCGCAAGCACCGCGGCGGGCCTGCTCCTGGGCAGCCTGCTGGCCGCGCTCCTTACGAGCGTCCTCAGCGAATCCCAGCTGCACGACTGGGGATGGCGACTGCCGTTCCTGCTCGCGGCGCCCATGGGCCTGATCGGCCGGTACATCCGCACCAAGCTCGAGGACACCCCCGCCTTCCGCGCCCTCGCGCAGGAGGACCACGGCACCAAAAAGCCCGCCCGGGACATGTTCCGGAACAACCGGAGGCAGCTGATCATCGCCACCGGCGCGGTGCTGCTGAACGCCGTCGGCTTCTACGTCATCCTCAGCTACATGCCCACCTACCTCTCCGAGGAACTGGGCTTCGGAGCCGGGGAATCGTTCCTGGCCACCACCATCGCCCTGGCCAGCTACATCGGCTTCATCTTCCTCACGGGCATCGCGTCGGACAAGTTCGGCCGCAAGAGGATGCTGATCACCGCGTCCGTGCTGTTCATGCTGCTGACTGTGCCGGCGTTCATGCTCCTGAATACGGGCAACTTCCTGGTGATCGTGCTGGTCCAGATACTCCTGGGCGGCATGCTCACCCTCAACGACGGCACCCTACCCAGCTTCCTGGCCGAACTCTTCCCCACGAAGACCCGGTACAGCGGCTTCGCCGTCAGCTTCAACCTCTCCAACGCCCTGTTCGGCGGCACCGCCCCGTTCATGGCCACGCTCCTCATCGGCCTCACGCACAACAATCTGGCCCCCGGCTGGTACCTCGTGGCCGCCTCACTGGTTTCCCTCATCGCAGTCCTGTTTGCCGTGGAGACTTCCAAGAAGCCCCTGCAGCAGCACTGA
- a CDS encoding cation:dicarboxylate symporter family transporter, producing MNITGPTAAPPAKKKPLYKSLFFQILVAVVAGILIGHIWPDIGAGLRPLGDGFIQLIKMIIAPLIFLVIVTGIAAVSDVKAVGRVGVKALAYFTAATLFALVFGLAVGNLVQPGAGLNIDPASLSQDALNAKTATAPPKDAGAFLLGIIPTSVIGAFASNSLLQVLCFSVFFGAAIVVVGRERCLPVITLMETVLELFFKIMSWVMRVAPVGAFGAMAFIIGQYGLGSLSTYALLIAACYGAAIIFIGLLFVVAWVYPRVPLWQFLKYTREEFLLALGTASTESVLPRIMTKLTNAGCSRATTGLVVPTGYSFNLDGAALYLSISLLFLAQAFGYNLDLGQQLAALGVLMLTSKGMAGVPGSAFLALSATAGALGIFPVAGVALLLGADRLMDSMRVVVNLLGNCVATFVVARWEGQFDRAAMLRAFAGEMTTADAGPESIGAGVPGRPAAGTDVELSSAAATPAAVR from the coding sequence ATGAACATCACCGGGCCCACCGCAGCACCCCCTGCGAAGAAGAAGCCGCTTTATAAGTCCCTTTTCTTCCAGATTCTGGTGGCAGTCGTGGCCGGCATCCTGATCGGCCACATCTGGCCGGACATCGGTGCAGGCCTCCGGCCGCTTGGGGACGGCTTCATCCAGCTCATCAAGATGATCATCGCCCCGTTGATCTTCCTGGTGATCGTCACCGGCATCGCGGCAGTCAGCGACGTAAAGGCGGTAGGCCGGGTAGGCGTCAAGGCTCTGGCCTACTTCACGGCCGCCACCCTTTTCGCCCTCGTTTTCGGCCTTGCGGTGGGGAACCTGGTCCAGCCCGGTGCCGGCCTAAACATCGATCCGGCGTCGCTCTCCCAGGACGCCCTCAACGCCAAAACCGCCACAGCCCCGCCCAAGGACGCGGGCGCCTTCCTTCTGGGCATCATTCCCACCAGCGTGATCGGCGCCTTTGCCAGCAACAGCCTCCTGCAGGTGCTGTGCTTCTCCGTGTTCTTCGGCGCCGCGATCGTCGTCGTCGGCCGTGAACGCTGTCTCCCCGTGATCACCCTGATGGAAACGGTGCTGGAACTGTTTTTCAAGATCATGAGCTGGGTCATGCGGGTAGCGCCGGTGGGCGCATTCGGCGCCATGGCCTTCATCATCGGCCAGTACGGCCTCGGCTCCCTGAGTACCTATGCACTGCTGATCGCCGCCTGCTACGGTGCCGCGATCATCTTCATCGGCCTGCTGTTCGTGGTGGCCTGGGTGTACCCGCGGGTGCCGCTGTGGCAGTTCTTGAAGTACACCCGGGAGGAATTTCTTCTCGCCCTGGGGACCGCGTCCACCGAATCCGTGCTGCCCCGCATCATGACCAAGCTGACGAATGCCGGCTGCTCCCGGGCCACCACCGGCTTGGTGGTCCCCACCGGTTACTCCTTCAATCTGGACGGCGCGGCCCTGTATCTGTCCATCTCGCTGCTGTTCCTGGCGCAGGCCTTCGGCTACAACCTGGATCTTGGCCAGCAGCTCGCCGCCCTGGGTGTCCTCATGCTGACCTCCAAGGGCATGGCCGGCGTGCCCGGGTCCGCATTCCTGGCGCTCTCCGCCACCGCCGGTGCCCTGGGGATCTTCCCGGTAGCCGGCGTCGCGCTGCTCCTCGGCGCCGACCGGCTCATGGACTCCATGCGGGTGGTGGTGAACCTGCTGGGCAACTGTGTCGCCACGTTCGTGGTGGCCAGGTGGGAGGGCCAGTTCGACCGCGCCGCCATGCTGCGCGCCTTTGCCGGCGAGATGACGACGGCGGATGCTGGGCCGGAGTCAATTGGCGCCGGAGTGCCGGGTAGGCCAGCGGCGGGGACCGACGTCGAACTTTCGTCTGCTGCCGCTACGCCCGCAGCCGTGCGATAG
- a CDS encoding dihydrofolate reductase family protein yields the protein MRKVTAGLFHSVDGVVQDPFKFQFDSFDEDLGKGLTKMINTVDTVVLGRVSYQEWAGYWPNASRDEDFAAFINPVEKFVVSRTLSEPLEWENSHLIEAPLEEFVSDLKKRDGGEIAVCGSISVTRQLLFAGLLDELTLMTHPVVAGSGRRLFEDGDPLTRLELKDQYRTSKGNVVSTYIRRTD from the coding sequence ATGCGCAAAGTGACCGCCGGACTGTTCCACTCCGTGGACGGCGTAGTGCAGGACCCGTTCAAGTTCCAGTTCGACAGCTTTGATGAGGACCTTGGCAAGGGACTGACCAAGATGATCAACACAGTGGACACGGTCGTCCTCGGGCGGGTCAGCTATCAGGAATGGGCGGGCTACTGGCCGAACGCTTCCCGGGACGAGGACTTCGCCGCGTTCATCAACCCGGTGGAAAAGTTCGTCGTATCGCGCACCCTGTCGGAGCCGCTGGAATGGGAAAACTCGCACCTGATCGAGGCACCGCTGGAGGAGTTCGTATCAGATCTTAAAAAGCGCGACGGCGGCGAGATCGCCGTATGTGGCAGCATTTCAGTCACGCGACAATTGCTGTTCGCCGGCCTCCTCGATGAGTTGACCCTCATGACGCATCCAGTCGTGGCCGGCAGCGGGCGGCGGCTGTTCGAGGACGGCGACCCGCTGACCAGGCTGGAACTCAAGGACCAGTACAGGACCAGCAAAGGCAACGTCGTCAGTACGTACATCCGTCGCACCGACTGA